The genomic window TTCCATTCGTTAAATCCCCCAATATTATAAGTTTCGTGATTTTTCCCTTGGTGAAAAACTAAATCTATAGCAATTGCATGATCTTCTACAAACAACCAATCACGAGTGTAATTTCCGTCACCGTAAACTGGTAAAGGTTTATTATTAATAATATTATTTATAAAAAGAGGAATTAATTTTTCAGGAAAATGGTAGGAACCATAGTTATTAGAGCAGTTAGTTAAAACATATGGAAGACCATAAGTTTCGCCATAAGCTCTTACAAAATGATCTGAACTTGCTTTCGATGCTGAATATGGTGAATTTGGGTCATAAGGAGTTGTTTCTGTAAACAACCCTTCGGCACCTAGAGAGCCGTAAACTTCATCCGTGCTGATGTGATAAAATCTCTTCCCACCAAAATTTGCTTTCCACTGATTTTTTGCAGCGTTCAGTAAGTTCATTGTTCCAATAACATTTGTTTTTACAAATGCTAATGGATCTTCAATAGAACGATCTACATGAGATTCTGCAGCTAAGTGCAAAACTCCATCAAAATTATGTGTTACAAAAAGCTCATTGATGAAGACTTCATCGACTATATCACCTTTCACAAAAGTGTAATTGGATTTACTCTCAATATCTTTTATATTCTCTAGGTTCCCAGCATAAGTTAAGGCATCCAAATTAAAGATTTGATAATCTGGATATTTATTAACAAAATGTCTCACGACATGAGAACCAATAAAACCAGCACCGCCAGTTATAAGAATTTTTTTCATTTTAATTTTATTAATTTAATAAATCTGAATTTATTTTTTCCAATTCACTGTAGATATCTTTAACATCTTGTGAATTTTCTTTTTGCAAAATTAAATTAGCACTATCTGTATAAACAAAAATAGTGTTTTTTAATCCCAGAAAAGTTGTATGTTTCCCAGAACCAATAACCATATTACCGTTCTTATCAACTGGATGCCCCTTCAATATTAAATAATCATAAACTGATTCAAAAGAGCCTAAATCTGACCATGAAAAAGAAGCAGGAACCACTTTTATTTTTTTACTACGTTCCATAACAGCATAATCGATACTAATGGATGGAATTTGCATTGATAATTCTAAATCTAAAAATCCTTCTTTAGATGCTTCCCAAACTGCTTTTGATTTTTCGTAAACATCTGGCTGAAATTGTTTTAATTCATCTAGCAGTACTCCTGCCTTAAAACAAAACATGCCGCTATTCCATAAAAAATTACCTTTTGCAATAAATTCTTTTGCTGTTGTTTCATTAGGTTTTTCACGAAATGATACCACTTTATCACCTTTCGATTCAATATAACCATAACCTGTTTCCGGCTTTGTAGGTATAATTCCAAATGTTACTATGAAACCTTCGTTTGCTTTTGAAACTGCTTCTTGAATAGCATTGTTATAATCATCCATTTTATCAATAATATGATCAGAAGGAGTTATAATTAAAACGTCATCAGGATCTGATGCAAAAGCCGCAAATGCTATGGCAGCAGCTGTATTTCTTGGTGTAGCCTCAACAATATTCAAATACGTTGTATTGGTTTTATCCATTACTTTACCACTCAAATGATGGTTGTCAACATTTCCTACCACCATTACTTTATTTGCTAAATGACTATTGCGTTCAACAGTCATTTCAAACAAAGATTTATTTTCAAATATTTCTAAATATTGTTTAGGCTGACTTTTACGGGAAAGTGGCCATAATCTACTTCCTACTCCGCCAGTTAGAACTACATGTATAATTGAATTATTCTTTTCCATTTTTATTTTTAAAATTAAAAAGTTTCAAATGCTATAACCTATTATCAGCTATATCACCTAAAACTCCTTTTACGTCATATAATAAACTATTTGAATTTTGCAGTTCAACAAAATCTAATTCTAAAAATTCCTTATGAGAAACACCTAGAACTATCGCATCAAATTTATTATTGGGCATAGTGTTCAATGTTATTAAATTATATTCTTTTATTACATCATTTGCATTTGCCAGTGGATCATAAATTGTAACTAAAATTCCGTAATCTTTTAGAGCCTTCACTACGTCAACAATTTTAGTATTTCTAACGTCGGGGCAATTTTCCTTGAATGTTATTCCGAGCATCAATAATTCTGCGCCATTAACAGAAATACCTTTTTTTATCATCAACTTCACTATTTGTGAAGCTACATATTCACCCATGCTGTCATTTAAACGTCTTCCTGCCAAAATTATTTCGGGATGATAACCAAATTCCTGTGCTCTTTGTGCTAAATAATAAGGATCTACCCCAATACAATGTCCACCAACAAGACCTGGTTTGAAGGGTAAAAAATTCCATTTTGTTGAAGCTGCTTCTAAAACCTCTTGCGTGTCAATATTCATTAAATTGAATATTTTAGCTAATTCGTTTACAAAAGCAATATTAATGTCACGTTGCGAATTCTCAATAACTTTTGCTGCCTCTGCAACTTTAATTGATGGTGCTAGATGAGTTCCTGCAGTGATTACTGACTTATATAAAGCGTCAACTTTTAAACCTATTTCTGGAGTTGAACCTGATGTAACTTTTAAAATTTTTTCAACAGTATGTTCTTTATCACCAGGATTTATTCTCTCGGGAGAATATCCTGCAAAAAAGTCTTCATTAAATATTAAACCTGAACATTGTTCTAAAACGGGAACACATTGCTCTTCTGTAACTCCGGGATATACAGTTGATTCATATATAACTACATCTCCTTTTTTTAAGACTTTTCCAACTGTCTCGCTAGATCTGTATAAAGGAGTTAAATCCGGTCTGTTATTTTTATCTACAGGTGTGGGAACTGTAACTATATAATAATTACAATTTTCAATATCATTCAATGAAGTTGTACAGTATAAACCTTTTTCTTGATCCGGCTCAGCAACTAAGACATTTTGCAAAACATCATCTTCAACTTCTAAAGTTGTATC from Flavobacterium fluviale includes these protein-coding regions:
- the rfbB gene encoding dTDP-glucose 4,6-dehydratase; its protein translation is MKKILITGGAGFIGSHVVRHFVNKYPDYQIFNLDALTYAGNLENIKDIESKSNYTFVKGDIVDEVFINELFVTHNFDGVLHLAAESHVDRSIEDPLAFVKTNVIGTMNLLNAAKNQWKANFGGKRFYHISTDEVYGSLGAEGLFTETTPYDPNSPYSASKASSDHFVRAYGETYGLPYVLTNCSNNYGSYHFPEKLIPLFINNIINNKPLPVYGDGNYTRDWLFVEDHAIAIDLVFHQGKNHETYNIGGFNEWKNIDLVRLLCKIMDQKLEREPGTSQNLITYVKDRPGHDLRYAIDASKINKELGWKPSVTFEQGLEKTINWYLNNGEWLQNVTSGSYKEYYEKQYS
- a CDS encoding mannose-1-phosphate guanylyltransferase codes for the protein MEKNNSIIHVVLTGGVGSRLWPLSRKSQPKQYLEIFENKSLFEMTVERNSHLANKVMVVGNVDNHHLSGKVMDKTNTTYLNIVEATPRNTAAAIAFAAFASDPDDVLIITPSDHIIDKMDDYNNAIQEAVSKANEGFIVTFGIIPTKPETGYGYIESKGDKVVSFREKPNETTAKEFIAKGNFLWNSGMFCFKAGVLLDELKQFQPDVYEKSKAVWEASKEGFLDLELSMQIPSISIDYAVMERSKKIKVVPASFSWSDLGSFESVYDYLILKGHPVDKNGNMVIGSGKHTTFLGLKNTIFVYTDSANLILQKENSQDVKDIYSELEKINSDLLN
- a CDS encoding nucleotide sugar dehydrogenase, which codes for MELEKKVKIAVIGLGYVGLPLARLFATKYSVVGFDINESRVNSLKSGTDTTLEVEDDVLQNVLVAEPDQEKGLYCTTSLNDIENCNYYIVTVPTPVDKNNRPDLTPLYRSSETVGKVLKKGDVVIYESTVYPGVTEEQCVPVLEQCSGLIFNEDFFAGYSPERINPGDKEHTVEKILKVTSGSTPEIGLKVDALYKSVITAGTHLAPSIKVAEAAKVIENSQRDINIAFVNELAKIFNLMNIDTQEVLEAASTKWNFLPFKPGLVGGHCIGVDPYYLAQRAQEFGYHPEIILAGRRLNDSMGEYVASQIVKLMIKKGISVNGAELLMLGITFKENCPDVRNTKIVDVVKALKDYGILVTIYDPLANANDVIKEYNLITLNTMPNNKFDAIVLGVSHKEFLELDFVELQNSNSLLYDVKGVLGDIADNRL